A genomic window from Salvia hispanica cultivar TCC Black 2014 chromosome 5, UniMelb_Shisp_WGS_1.0, whole genome shotgun sequence includes:
- the LOC125187298 gene encoding G-type lectin S-receptor-like serine/threonine-protein kinase At4g27290 isoform X5: protein MAQSFFLTIAFLTLTVGAAKHHILFPNQELILGQTLVSQNQVFETGFFSPGKSLKRFLGIWYKSTPDVVVWVANRNHPIPPSEAPVLMISRNTNLVISSGKSIIWLANSSRVASNPILQILDTGNLVLIDNMSTTQGYAWQSFDYPTDTMLPGMMMVDDNDSGVEKYMTSWTSPDDPSPGDFVYKIQNQGLADIVALEGARKRYRLGQWNGMHFSGHQRLPNPIFKPVFVFKQERLISIVDPYDSSLFVRTTLHTSGSIMRYTMNLRKDKWNLATMFPLDTCDEYASCGPNSICRPDRPIRCECLRGFAPKFQTDWDFQDWSGGCTRTRLLNCHGGDGFLPLRGVKYPDMLRFWLNTTMSLGKCKVECLKNCSCTAYANPSITNGGTGCLMWFGELIDTKQLSGADSKQNVYIRVPVSELDFNTGLEEENEMEKEKKSPIKIILISIASGVLISAFISGGVARLKKRAMTENNEDLELPVIKMTTIVQATNNFSMENMIGVGGFGHVYKGNMPSGEEIAVKRLSRSSGQGLEEFRNEVMVIAKLQHRNLVRLLGCGIEKEERILVYEYLQNKSLDYFIFDNSRRELLTWPKRFDIIMGTSRGLLYLHHDSRLKIIHRDLKTSNILLDTNLTPKISDFGLARIFQEDQSLGRTKRVVGT, encoded by the exons ATGGCACAATCTTTTTTCCTAACAATCGCCTTTCTAACTTTAACTGTTGGAGCAGCCAAGCATCATATACTTTTTCCAAATCAAGAGCTTATTCTTGGGCAGACTCTAGTTTCTCAAAACCAAGTTTTTGAAACTGGCTTTTTTTCACCTGGAAAATCCTTGAAAAGATTTTTAGGAATATGGTACAAGAGCACACCAGATGTTGTAGTATGGGTTGCAAATAGAAACCATCCCATCCCTCCCTCAGAAGCACCGGTGTTGATGATTTCCCGAAATACAAATCTTGTTATAAGCAGTGGCAAAAGCATTATCTGGTTGGCAAATTCATCAAGGGTGGCATCAAATCCAATTTTACAGATCTTGGATACTGGAAATTTAGTTCTTATTGACAACATGAGCACAACACAAGGCTATGCATGGCAGAGTTTTGATTATCCAACTGACACCATGTTGCCGGGAATGATGATGGTGGACGACAATGATAGCGGTGTCGAAAAGTATATGACGTCATGGACAAGTCCGGATGATCCTTCTCCAGGTGATTTTGTTTATAAGATCCAAAACCAAGGCTTAGCTGATATAGTGGCTCTGGAAGGGGCAAGAAAAAGATACCGGCTTGGACAGTGGAATGGAATGCACTTTTCCGGCCATCAAAGATTGCCCAATCCCATTTTCAAGCCAGTGTTTGTTTTCAAACAAGAGAGGTTGATATCCATTGTAGATCCCTACGACAGCTCACTTTTCGTAAGAACCACTTTACATACATCTGGTTCAATCATGCGGTATACTATGAATCTCAGAAAAGACAAGTGGAATCTTGCCACCATGTTTCCCCTGGATACATGCGACGAATATGCCAGTTGTGGTCCTAACAGTATCTGTAGGCCCGACAGGCCAATAAGATGCGAGTGTTTAAGGGGATTTGCGCCAAAGTTCCAAACAGATTGGGACTTTCAAGATTGGTCCGGAGGATGCACTAGAACTAGACTATTAAATTGCCATGGTGGAGATGGATTTCTACCACTCAGAGGGGTTAAGTATCCAGATATGTTGAGGTTTTGGTTAAATACAACAATGAGCCTTGGTAAGTGCAAAGTTGAGTGCTTAAAAAACTGCAGTTGCACTGCTTATGCTAATCCATCCATTACTAATGGAGGCACTGGTTGTTTGATGTGGTTTGGCGAACTCATTGATACCAAACAACTTTCTGGAGCAGATAGTAAGCAGAATGTCTATATCCGGGTTCCAGTTTCTGAACTAG ATTTTAACACAGGTTTAGAGGAGGAGaacgagatggagaaggagaagaaaagtCCTATAAAGATAATACTGATATCAATTGCTTCTGGTGTTCTCATCTCAGCCTTTATCAGCGGAGGCGTAGCAAGATTAAAGAAGCGAG CAATGACAGAGAATAATGAAGATCTAGAATTACCTGTGATCAAAATGACAACTATTGTGCAAGCAACAAATAATTTCTCCATGGAAAACATGATTGGAGTTGGAGGCTTCGGTCATGTTTACAAG GGGAACATGCCATCAGGAGAAGAAATCGCAGTCAAAAGATTGTCGAGGTCTTCAGGGCAAGGTCTTGAAGAGTTTAGAAATGAAGTTATGGTGATTGCAAAACTCCAACATAGAAACCTTGTCAGATTATTGGGATGTGGCATTGAAAAAGAGGAAAGGATACTAGTCTATGAATACCTCCAAAATAAAAGCCttgattatttcatttttg ATAACAGCAGGAGAGAATTGTTGACATGGCCTAAGcgttttgatattattatgggAACTTCAAGGGGACTACTATATCTCCATCACGATTCCAGATTAAAGATCATTCATAGGGATCTCAAAACGAGCAATATTTTACTAGACACAAATTTAACTCCAAAAATATCAGATTTTGGGTTAGCAAGAATATTTCAAGAGGATCAATCTCTTGGTAGAACAAAACGCGTTGTTGGAACATAG
- the LOC125187298 gene encoding receptor-like serine/threonine-protein kinase SD1-8 isoform X4: MAQSFFLTIAFLTLTVGAAKHHILFPNQELILGQTLVSQNQVFETGFFSPGKSLKRFLGIWYKSTPDVVVWVANRNHPIPPSEAPVLMISRNTNLVISSGKSIIWLANSSRVASNPILQILDTGNLVLIDNMSTTQGYAWQSFDYPTDTMLPGMMMVDDNDSGVEKYMTSWTSPDDPSPGDFVYKIQNQGLADIVALEGARKRYRLGQWNGMHFSGHQRLPNPIFKPVFVFKQERLISIVDPYDSSLFVRTTLHTSGSIMRYTMNLRKDKWNLATMFPLDTCDEYASCGPNSICRPDRPIRCECLRGFAPKFQTDWDFQDWSGGCTRTRLLNCHGGDGFLPLRGVKYPDMLRFWLNTTMSLGKCKVECLKNCSCTAYANPSITNGGTGCLMWFGELIDTKQLSGADSKQNVYIRVPVSELDFNTGLEEENEMEKEKKSPIKIILISIASGVLISAFISGGVARLKKRDNSRRELLTWPKRFDIIMGTSRGLLYLHHDSRLKIIHRDLKTSNILLDTNLTPKISDFGLARIFQEDQSLGRTKRVVGTYGYMAPEYLMDGKYSEKSDIFSLGVVLLEIISGKKSRGYGPSDHYLNLLSHAWLLWKENRILELMDECLDDTFVECEVMRCMQVGLLCVQKFAHDRPIMSSVIPMLESDGTNLPQPKEPGFFVERNSSPAAMEVGTITSPSENETITITDLEAR; the protein is encoded by the exons ATGGCACAATCTTTTTTCCTAACAATCGCCTTTCTAACTTTAACTGTTGGAGCAGCCAAGCATCATATACTTTTTCCAAATCAAGAGCTTATTCTTGGGCAGACTCTAGTTTCTCAAAACCAAGTTTTTGAAACTGGCTTTTTTTCACCTGGAAAATCCTTGAAAAGATTTTTAGGAATATGGTACAAGAGCACACCAGATGTTGTAGTATGGGTTGCAAATAGAAACCATCCCATCCCTCCCTCAGAAGCACCGGTGTTGATGATTTCCCGAAATACAAATCTTGTTATAAGCAGTGGCAAAAGCATTATCTGGTTGGCAAATTCATCAAGGGTGGCATCAAATCCAATTTTACAGATCTTGGATACTGGAAATTTAGTTCTTATTGACAACATGAGCACAACACAAGGCTATGCATGGCAGAGTTTTGATTATCCAACTGACACCATGTTGCCGGGAATGATGATGGTGGACGACAATGATAGCGGTGTCGAAAAGTATATGACGTCATGGACAAGTCCGGATGATCCTTCTCCAGGTGATTTTGTTTATAAGATCCAAAACCAAGGCTTAGCTGATATAGTGGCTCTGGAAGGGGCAAGAAAAAGATACCGGCTTGGACAGTGGAATGGAATGCACTTTTCCGGCCATCAAAGATTGCCCAATCCCATTTTCAAGCCAGTGTTTGTTTTCAAACAAGAGAGGTTGATATCCATTGTAGATCCCTACGACAGCTCACTTTTCGTAAGAACCACTTTACATACATCTGGTTCAATCATGCGGTATACTATGAATCTCAGAAAAGACAAGTGGAATCTTGCCACCATGTTTCCCCTGGATACATGCGACGAATATGCCAGTTGTGGTCCTAACAGTATCTGTAGGCCCGACAGGCCAATAAGATGCGAGTGTTTAAGGGGATTTGCGCCAAAGTTCCAAACAGATTGGGACTTTCAAGATTGGTCCGGAGGATGCACTAGAACTAGACTATTAAATTGCCATGGTGGAGATGGATTTCTACCACTCAGAGGGGTTAAGTATCCAGATATGTTGAGGTTTTGGTTAAATACAACAATGAGCCTTGGTAAGTGCAAAGTTGAGTGCTTAAAAAACTGCAGTTGCACTGCTTATGCTAATCCATCCATTACTAATGGAGGCACTGGTTGTTTGATGTGGTTTGGCGAACTCATTGATACCAAACAACTTTCTGGAGCAGATAGTAAGCAGAATGTCTATATCCGGGTTCCAGTTTCTGAACTAG ATTTTAACACAGGTTTAGAGGAGGAGaacgagatggagaaggagaagaaaagtCCTATAAAGATAATACTGATATCAATTGCTTCTGGTGTTCTCATCTCAGCCTTTATCAGCGGAGGCGTAGCAAGATTAAAGAAGCGAG ATAACAGCAGGAGAGAATTGTTGACATGGCCTAAGcgttttgatattattatgggAACTTCAAGGGGACTACTATATCTCCATCACGATTCCAGATTAAAGATCATTCATAGGGATCTCAAAACGAGCAATATTTTACTAGACACAAATTTAACTCCAAAAATATCAGATTTTGGGTTAGCAAGAATATTTCAAGAGGATCAATCTCTTGGTAGAACAAAACGCGTTGTTGGAACATA TGGATACATGGCTCCCGAATATTTAATGGATGGAAAATACTCGGAGAAATCTGACATCTTTAGTCTTGGAGTCGTGTTGCTAGAGATAATCAGCGGCAAAAAGAGCAGAGGATATGGACCCTCAGATCACTATCTAAACCTCTTGAGCCAT GCATGGTTGCTATGGAAAGAAAACAGGATCCTAGAGTTGATGGATGAATGTTTAGATGATACATTTGTGGAGTGTGAAGTGATGAGATGCATGCAAGTGGGATTATTGTGTGTTCAGAAATTTGCACATGATAGGCCAATCATGTCATCAGTGATTCCAATGTTAGAAAGTGATGGAACAAATCTTCCTCAACCAAAAGAGCCTGGGTTTTTTGTTGAGAGAAATTCAAGCCCTGCGGCTATGGAAGTGGGAACTATTACTTCACCATCAGAGAATGAGACAATCACCATTACTGACTTGGAGGCCAGATGA
- the LOC125187298 gene encoding G-type lectin S-receptor-like serine/threonine-protein kinase At4g27290 isoform X2, whose protein sequence is MAQSFFLTIAFLTLTVGAAKHHILFPNQELILGQTLVSQNQVFETGFFSPGKSLKRFLGIWYKSTPDVVVWVANRNHPIPPSEAPVLMISRNTNLVISSGKSIIWLANSSRVASNPILQILDTGNLVLIDNMSTTQGYAWQSFDYPTDTMLPGMMMVDDNDSGVEKYMTSWTSPDDPSPGDFVYKIQNQGLADIVALEGARKRYRLGQWNGMHFSGHQRLPNPIFKPVFVFKQERLISIVDPYDSSLFVRTTLHTSGSIMRYTMNLRKDKWNLATMFPLDTCDEYASCGPNSICRPDRPIRCECLRGFAPKFQTDWDFQDWSGGCTRTRLLNCHGGDGFLPLRGVKYPDMLRFWLNTTMSLGKCKVECLKNCSCTAYANPSITNGGTGCLMWFGELIDTKQLSGADSKQNVYIRVPVSELGLEEENEMEKEKKSPIKIILISIASGVLISAFISGGVARLKKRAMTENNEDLELPVIKMTTIVQATNNFSMENMIGVGGFGHVYKGNMPSGEEIAVKRLSRSSGQGLEEFRNEVMVIAKLQHRNLVRLLGCGIEKEERILVYEYLQNKSLDYFIFDNSRRELLTWPKRFDIIMGTSRGLLYLHHDSRLKIIHRDLKTSNILLDTNLTPKISDFGLARIFQEDQSLGRTKRVVGTYGYMAPEYLMDGKYSEKSDIFSLGVVLLEIISGKKSRGYGPSDHYLNLLSHAWLLWKENRILELMDECLDDTFVECEVMRCMQVGLLCVQKFAHDRPIMSSVIPMLESDGTNLPQPKEPGFFVERNSSPAAMEVGTITSPSENETITITDLEAR, encoded by the exons ATGGCACAATCTTTTTTCCTAACAATCGCCTTTCTAACTTTAACTGTTGGAGCAGCCAAGCATCATATACTTTTTCCAAATCAAGAGCTTATTCTTGGGCAGACTCTAGTTTCTCAAAACCAAGTTTTTGAAACTGGCTTTTTTTCACCTGGAAAATCCTTGAAAAGATTTTTAGGAATATGGTACAAGAGCACACCAGATGTTGTAGTATGGGTTGCAAATAGAAACCATCCCATCCCTCCCTCAGAAGCACCGGTGTTGATGATTTCCCGAAATACAAATCTTGTTATAAGCAGTGGCAAAAGCATTATCTGGTTGGCAAATTCATCAAGGGTGGCATCAAATCCAATTTTACAGATCTTGGATACTGGAAATTTAGTTCTTATTGACAACATGAGCACAACACAAGGCTATGCATGGCAGAGTTTTGATTATCCAACTGACACCATGTTGCCGGGAATGATGATGGTGGACGACAATGATAGCGGTGTCGAAAAGTATATGACGTCATGGACAAGTCCGGATGATCCTTCTCCAGGTGATTTTGTTTATAAGATCCAAAACCAAGGCTTAGCTGATATAGTGGCTCTGGAAGGGGCAAGAAAAAGATACCGGCTTGGACAGTGGAATGGAATGCACTTTTCCGGCCATCAAAGATTGCCCAATCCCATTTTCAAGCCAGTGTTTGTTTTCAAACAAGAGAGGTTGATATCCATTGTAGATCCCTACGACAGCTCACTTTTCGTAAGAACCACTTTACATACATCTGGTTCAATCATGCGGTATACTATGAATCTCAGAAAAGACAAGTGGAATCTTGCCACCATGTTTCCCCTGGATACATGCGACGAATATGCCAGTTGTGGTCCTAACAGTATCTGTAGGCCCGACAGGCCAATAAGATGCGAGTGTTTAAGGGGATTTGCGCCAAAGTTCCAAACAGATTGGGACTTTCAAGATTGGTCCGGAGGATGCACTAGAACTAGACTATTAAATTGCCATGGTGGAGATGGATTTCTACCACTCAGAGGGGTTAAGTATCCAGATATGTTGAGGTTTTGGTTAAATACAACAATGAGCCTTGGTAAGTGCAAAGTTGAGTGCTTAAAAAACTGCAGTTGCACTGCTTATGCTAATCCATCCATTACTAATGGAGGCACTGGTTGTTTGATGTGGTTTGGCGAACTCATTGATACCAAACAACTTTCTGGAGCAGATAGTAAGCAGAATGTCTATATCCGGGTTCCAGTTTCTGAACTAG GTTTAGAGGAGGAGaacgagatggagaaggagaagaaaagtCCTATAAAGATAATACTGATATCAATTGCTTCTGGTGTTCTCATCTCAGCCTTTATCAGCGGAGGCGTAGCAAGATTAAAGAAGCGAG CAATGACAGAGAATAATGAAGATCTAGAATTACCTGTGATCAAAATGACAACTATTGTGCAAGCAACAAATAATTTCTCCATGGAAAACATGATTGGAGTTGGAGGCTTCGGTCATGTTTACAAG GGGAACATGCCATCAGGAGAAGAAATCGCAGTCAAAAGATTGTCGAGGTCTTCAGGGCAAGGTCTTGAAGAGTTTAGAAATGAAGTTATGGTGATTGCAAAACTCCAACATAGAAACCTTGTCAGATTATTGGGATGTGGCATTGAAAAAGAGGAAAGGATACTAGTCTATGAATACCTCCAAAATAAAAGCCttgattatttcatttttg ATAACAGCAGGAGAGAATTGTTGACATGGCCTAAGcgttttgatattattatgggAACTTCAAGGGGACTACTATATCTCCATCACGATTCCAGATTAAAGATCATTCATAGGGATCTCAAAACGAGCAATATTTTACTAGACACAAATTTAACTCCAAAAATATCAGATTTTGGGTTAGCAAGAATATTTCAAGAGGATCAATCTCTTGGTAGAACAAAACGCGTTGTTGGAACATA TGGATACATGGCTCCCGAATATTTAATGGATGGAAAATACTCGGAGAAATCTGACATCTTTAGTCTTGGAGTCGTGTTGCTAGAGATAATCAGCGGCAAAAAGAGCAGAGGATATGGACCCTCAGATCACTATCTAAACCTCTTGAGCCAT GCATGGTTGCTATGGAAAGAAAACAGGATCCTAGAGTTGATGGATGAATGTTTAGATGATACATTTGTGGAGTGTGAAGTGATGAGATGCATGCAAGTGGGATTATTGTGTGTTCAGAAATTTGCACATGATAGGCCAATCATGTCATCAGTGATTCCAATGTTAGAAAGTGATGGAACAAATCTTCCTCAACCAAAAGAGCCTGGGTTTTTTGTTGAGAGAAATTCAAGCCCTGCGGCTATGGAAGTGGGAACTATTACTTCACCATCAGAGAATGAGACAATCACCATTACTGACTTGGAGGCCAGATGA
- the LOC125187298 gene encoding G-type lectin S-receptor-like serine/threonine-protein kinase At4g27290 isoform X3: MAQSFFLTIAFLTLTVGAAKHHILFPNQELILGQTLVSQNQVFETGFFSPGKSLKRFLGIWYKSTPDVVVWVANRNHPIPPSEAPVLMISRNTNLVISSGKSIIWLANSSRVASNPILQILDTGNLVLIDNMSTTQGYAWQSFDYPTDTMLPGMMMVDDNDSGVEKYMTSWTSPDDPSPGDFVYKIQNQGLADIVALEGARKRYRLGQWNGMHFSGHQRLPNPIFKPVFVFKQERKDKWNLATMFPLDTCDEYASCGPNSICRPDRPIRCECLRGFAPKFQTDWDFQDWSGGCTRTRLLNCHGGDGFLPLRGVKYPDMLRFWLNTTMSLGKCKVECLKNCSCTAYANPSITNGGTGCLMWFGELIDTKQLSGADSKQNVYIRVPVSELDFNTGLEEENEMEKEKKSPIKIILISIASGVLISAFISGGVARLKKRAMTENNEDLELPVIKMTTIVQATNNFSMENMIGVGGFGHVYKGNMPSGEEIAVKRLSRSSGQGLEEFRNEVMVIAKLQHRNLVRLLGCGIEKEERILVYEYLQNKSLDYFIFDNSRRELLTWPKRFDIIMGTSRGLLYLHHDSRLKIIHRDLKTSNILLDTNLTPKISDFGLARIFQEDQSLGRTKRVVGTYGYMAPEYLMDGKYSEKSDIFSLGVVLLEIISGKKSRGYGPSDHYLNLLSHAWLLWKENRILELMDECLDDTFVECEVMRCMQVGLLCVQKFAHDRPIMSSVIPMLESDGTNLPQPKEPGFFVERNSSPAAMEVGTITSPSENETITITDLEAR, from the exons ATGGCACAATCTTTTTTCCTAACAATCGCCTTTCTAACTTTAACTGTTGGAGCAGCCAAGCATCATATACTTTTTCCAAATCAAGAGCTTATTCTTGGGCAGACTCTAGTTTCTCAAAACCAAGTTTTTGAAACTGGCTTTTTTTCACCTGGAAAATCCTTGAAAAGATTTTTAGGAATATGGTACAAGAGCACACCAGATGTTGTAGTATGGGTTGCAAATAGAAACCATCCCATCCCTCCCTCAGAAGCACCGGTGTTGATGATTTCCCGAAATACAAATCTTGTTATAAGCAGTGGCAAAAGCATTATCTGGTTGGCAAATTCATCAAGGGTGGCATCAAATCCAATTTTACAGATCTTGGATACTGGAAATTTAGTTCTTATTGACAACATGAGCACAACACAAGGCTATGCATGGCAGAGTTTTGATTATCCAACTGACACCATGTTGCCGGGAATGATGATGGTGGACGACAATGATAGCGGTGTCGAAAAGTATATGACGTCATGGACAAGTCCGGATGATCCTTCTCCAGGTGATTTTGTTTATAAGATCCAAAACCAAGGCTTAGCTGATATAGTGGCTCTGGAAGGGGCAAGAAAAAGATACCGGCTTGGACAGTGGAATGGAATGCACTTTTCCGGCCATCAAAGATTGCCCAATCCCATTTTCAAGCCAGTGTTTGTTTTCAAACAAGAGAG AAAAGACAAGTGGAATCTTGCCACCATGTTTCCCCTGGATACATGCGACGAATATGCCAGTTGTGGTCCTAACAGTATCTGTAGGCCCGACAGGCCAATAAGATGCGAGTGTTTAAGGGGATTTGCGCCAAAGTTCCAAACAGATTGGGACTTTCAAGATTGGTCCGGAGGATGCACTAGAACTAGACTATTAAATTGCCATGGTGGAGATGGATTTCTACCACTCAGAGGGGTTAAGTATCCAGATATGTTGAGGTTTTGGTTAAATACAACAATGAGCCTTGGTAAGTGCAAAGTTGAGTGCTTAAAAAACTGCAGTTGCACTGCTTATGCTAATCCATCCATTACTAATGGAGGCACTGGTTGTTTGATGTGGTTTGGCGAACTCATTGATACCAAACAACTTTCTGGAGCAGATAGTAAGCAGAATGTCTATATCCGGGTTCCAGTTTCTGAACTAG ATTTTAACACAGGTTTAGAGGAGGAGaacgagatggagaaggagaagaaaagtCCTATAAAGATAATACTGATATCAATTGCTTCTGGTGTTCTCATCTCAGCCTTTATCAGCGGAGGCGTAGCAAGATTAAAGAAGCGAG CAATGACAGAGAATAATGAAGATCTAGAATTACCTGTGATCAAAATGACAACTATTGTGCAAGCAACAAATAATTTCTCCATGGAAAACATGATTGGAGTTGGAGGCTTCGGTCATGTTTACAAG GGGAACATGCCATCAGGAGAAGAAATCGCAGTCAAAAGATTGTCGAGGTCTTCAGGGCAAGGTCTTGAAGAGTTTAGAAATGAAGTTATGGTGATTGCAAAACTCCAACATAGAAACCTTGTCAGATTATTGGGATGTGGCATTGAAAAAGAGGAAAGGATACTAGTCTATGAATACCTCCAAAATAAAAGCCttgattatttcatttttg ATAACAGCAGGAGAGAATTGTTGACATGGCCTAAGcgttttgatattattatgggAACTTCAAGGGGACTACTATATCTCCATCACGATTCCAGATTAAAGATCATTCATAGGGATCTCAAAACGAGCAATATTTTACTAGACACAAATTTAACTCCAAAAATATCAGATTTTGGGTTAGCAAGAATATTTCAAGAGGATCAATCTCTTGGTAGAACAAAACGCGTTGTTGGAACATA TGGATACATGGCTCCCGAATATTTAATGGATGGAAAATACTCGGAGAAATCTGACATCTTTAGTCTTGGAGTCGTGTTGCTAGAGATAATCAGCGGCAAAAAGAGCAGAGGATATGGACCCTCAGATCACTATCTAAACCTCTTGAGCCAT GCATGGTTGCTATGGAAAGAAAACAGGATCCTAGAGTTGATGGATGAATGTTTAGATGATACATTTGTGGAGTGTGAAGTGATGAGATGCATGCAAGTGGGATTATTGTGTGTTCAGAAATTTGCACATGATAGGCCAATCATGTCATCAGTGATTCCAATGTTAGAAAGTGATGGAACAAATCTTCCTCAACCAAAAGAGCCTGGGTTTTTTGTTGAGAGAAATTCAAGCCCTGCGGCTATGGAAGTGGGAACTATTACTTCACCATCAGAGAATGAGACAATCACCATTACTGACTTGGAGGCCAGATGA